A segment of the Brevundimonas sp. M20 genome:
CCGAACTGGTAGTGCCCCTTGGCCACCGCGGCGATCACCGCGCAGTCGTTCTGGTTGGCCGCCTGCTCGCCCTGCGTCCCGGGCAATCCGGGAAGCCCCGGTTCGCCGGGCGTGCTCACGCAACCGGCCAGAGCGACGAGGGCGGCGGACAGGGCGGCGATGCGCATGGCGGTTCCTACTTCGAACGCAGGCCGGTGATCGTCCGGGTGGGGGCGATGTCCTCGGCCGAGGTGATCAGGTGAACGACGGCGGGCCGTCCGGCGTTCCGGGCCGCGGCGAAGGCGGCGGGGAAGTCTTCGGTGCGTTCGCAACGCACGCCGAATGCCCCGAACGCCTCGGCGTATTTCACGAAGTCGGGGTTCTTCAGATCGGTGGCCATGACCCGCTCCGCACCCGGATAGTGCGTCTCCTGATGCATGCGGATGGTGCCGTAGGCGCCGTTGTCGACGATCACCGCCACCGCGTTGATGCCGTACTGGACCGCCGTGGCGATCTCCTGCCCGGTCATCAGGTAGTCGCCGTCGCCCGCGATGCAGACCACGTCGGTGTCGGGCAGGACGCTCTTGGCCGCCAGCGCCGCCGGATAGCCGTAGCCCATGGCGCCCGAGGTCGGGGCCAGCTGGGTGCGACGGGCGTTGTGGCGGTGGAAGCGGTGCAGCCAGGCGGCGAAGTTTCCGGCCCCGTTGGTCAGGATGGCTTCGGCGGGCAGAACCTCGGTGATGTGGCGGATCACCTCGCTCATGTTCACCGCGCCGGTGACGGTCACGGGCGCGATGAAGGCCTCATAGTCCGCGTGCGCCTCGGCGGCCTGGGCGTGCCAGTCGCGGCCCGGTTCTATGGTCGAGATCGCCAGCGCCGCCAGCGAGTTGTCGGCCACCCCGCCCAGCGCCGCCGGCCAGACGCGGCCGATCTCCTCGGCGCCCGGATGGCTGTGCACCAGCGTCTGCGCCGTGCCCTCGCGGGTCAGCAGGGTGTAGCCGAGGGTCGGGTTCTCCCCCAGCCGCGCGCCGATGGCGACGATCAGGTCCGCCGCCTTCACCCGCGCGATCAGCTTCGGATTGGGGCCGAGGCCC
Coding sequences within it:
- a CDS encoding thiamine pyrophosphate-binding protein — encoded protein: MTQPANTAARRLVETLIVNGIDRVFCVPGESYLAVLDALADVRDRIQVIACRHEAGAANMAEAYGKLTGKPGVCMVTRGPGATHASIGVHTAHQDSTPMILFVGQIALTDRGRGAFQEVDYREVFGGLAKWATELESPARTVEVVERAFSTALQGRMGPVVIALPEDILHEDGGPAPMRPVVPAKAAPDPAFIAALAERLAKAERPLLVLGGSGWTDEATTAIGDWAERLGLPVALSFRRKDLIANDRPNYAGDLGLGPNPKLIARVKAADLIVAIGARLGENPTLGYTLLTREGTAQTLVHSHPGAEEIGRVWPAALGGVADNSLAALAISTIEPGRDWHAQAAEAHADYEAFIAPVTVTGAVNMSEVIRHITEVLPAEAILTNGAGNFAAWLHRFHRHNARRTQLAPTSGAMGYGYPAALAAKSVLPDTDVVCIAGDGDYLMTGQEIATAVQYGINAVAVIVDNGAYGTIRMHQETHYPGAERVMATDLKNPDFVKYAEAFGAFGVRCERTEDFPAAFAAARNAGRPAVVHLITSAEDIAPTRTITGLRSK